One Rhodococcus sp. P1Y DNA window includes the following coding sequences:
- a CDS encoding SDR family oxidoreductase has translation METAIVTGASSGIGRAVAAALVDRGFRVIGTSRNSSTVTDPAPGVEYRDLDLTDRASIQGFVNALDGVVVDVLINNAGESQCGPLEELPVDAIRRLFELNVFGAVELTQALLPGMRQRRQGKIVNVGSMLASFPLAYRSSYVATKAAIKGFATAARYELRPFGIEITTVEPGSIATGLSGRRTKYVGAQSPYLQSFTSAIATLDAKEANGISAEQVARTVIKAVDDKKTLPIYAVGSNAPLVFLARRLLPRSVIESVMAKAYNVSA, from the coding sequence GTGGAAACAGCAATCGTCACTGGAGCATCGTCGGGGATCGGTCGCGCCGTCGCAGCAGCCCTCGTCGATCGTGGGTTCCGGGTGATCGGGACAAGCCGGAACAGCTCCACGGTCACCGACCCAGCGCCGGGCGTCGAGTACCGAGATCTGGACCTGACCGACCGAGCCTCGATACAGGGGTTCGTCAATGCGCTCGACGGGGTGGTCGTCGATGTTCTGATCAACAACGCGGGCGAATCACAGTGCGGCCCGCTCGAAGAACTGCCCGTCGACGCCATTCGAAGGTTGTTCGAGCTCAACGTATTCGGTGCCGTCGAGTTGACTCAGGCGTTACTTCCCGGAATGCGGCAACGGCGCCAGGGAAAGATCGTCAACGTCGGGTCTATGCTGGCGAGCTTTCCGCTCGCGTACCGGTCGTCCTACGTTGCCACCAAGGCCGCCATCAAAGGGTTTGCTACAGCCGCTCGCTACGAACTCCGGCCGTTCGGAATCGAGATCACTACCGTTGAACCGGGCTCGATTGCCACGGGATTGTCCGGCCGTCGAACGAAGTACGTCGGCGCGCAGTCGCCGTATCTGCAGAGCTTCACGTCCGCGATCGCCACCCTCGACGCAAAGGAGGCGAATGGGATTTCGGCGGAACAGGTTGCGCGAACGGTGATCAAAGCAGTCGACGACAAGAAGACATTGCCGATCTACGCCGTGGGCAGCAACGCACCATTGGTGTTTCTGGCACGAAGGCTGTTGCCGCGCAGCGTGATCGAGTCCGTGATGGCGAAAGCGTACAACGTGAGCGCGTGA